From bacterium, the proteins below share one genomic window:
- the pilM gene encoding pilus assembly protein PilM, whose amino-acid sequence MAGQTGKKGPRRKAKYTPAAILQRLGLARPGGRNVIGLQVTPSIMRIIEIDRGTNPPRIINFSAIDPLMDNVQEATDQILGLMHEKNITATTVNAMVYDTGVEHRQVSLPALNRNEMEALVRREVKKIVPEAGSRDIASDFWLDRGARRAGRKSDVLIGVVPRENVGRIIGLMENCELETQLISTVPLSLISAFGAYGEKSTKIIAAMVHLERDRSFLVISNRGTWVFSREFQSVLTKNESENQGQASLQAKRQFASARYMADQERLLIEVNRSLLYFKQRFRGEGVSLIVLSGEAFNLDEIAGSIGKNIGIESCTYLPSMGFQYSHLGERAEKLERIFPSLALPLGAALQGQKEAKLNFVPPAYQSRRQARLRRTLGIAAAVVVFVGMSVGYLMIRDTRTELEDAIRQSDQEHQLAELTRSLDRIGEIKQSRDLAAVRRAFLARFESSASPDVLLLYALSNYLPDKACLLNVKVDDTSGKPLASVAGQVKSASIAETDTQLNLLYQRLQGCGLFVSLKEPKINGAYENNVYVLAFQIEGELQVGVGP is encoded by the coding sequence ATGGCTGGACAGACCGGAAAGAAAGGCCCCAGGCGCAAGGCCAAATACACTCCCGCGGCGATCCTCCAGCGGCTGGGGCTGGCCCGTCCCGGCGGCCGCAACGTGATCGGCTTGCAGGTCACGCCCTCGATCATGCGTATAATCGAGATCGACCGCGGGACCAACCCGCCGCGCATCATCAATTTCTCGGCCATCGACCCGCTGATGGACAACGTGCAGGAGGCCACGGACCAGATCCTCGGGCTGATGCACGAAAAGAACATCACCGCCACCACCGTGAACGCCATGGTCTACGACACCGGGGTCGAGCACCGCCAGGTTTCGCTGCCGGCGCTCAACCGCAACGAGATGGAAGCCCTGGTGCGGCGCGAGGTCAAGAAAATAGTGCCGGAGGCGGGCAGCCGGGACATTGCCTCCGATTTCTGGCTCGACCGCGGCGCGCGACGCGCCGGGCGCAAGTCCGATGTGCTGATCGGCGTGGTGCCGCGCGAGAACGTGGGCCGCATCATCGGGCTGATGGAGAACTGCGAGCTGGAGACCCAGCTCATCAGCACCGTGCCGCTGTCGCTCATCTCGGCGTTCGGCGCCTACGGCGAGAAAAGCACGAAAATAATCGCCGCCATGGTGCACCTGGAGCGCGACCGCAGTTTCCTGGTCATTTCCAACCGCGGCACCTGGGTCTTCTCCCGCGAGTTCCAGTCGGTGCTGACCAAGAACGAGAGCGAGAACCAGGGGCAGGCCTCGCTCCAGGCGAAGCGCCAGTTCGCCAGCGCGCGCTACATGGCCGACCAGGAACGTCTCCTGATCGAGGTCAACCGCTCCCTGCTGTATTTCAAGCAGCGATTCCGCGGGGAAGGGGTGAGCCTGATCGTCCTGAGCGGCGAGGCGTTCAACCTGGATGAGATCGCCGGCTCGATCGGCAAGAACATCGGGATCGAGTCCTGCACCTACCTGCCCTCGATGGGTTTCCAGTACAGCCACCTGGGCGAGCGCGCCGAAAAGCTGGAGCGCATTTTCCCCTCGCTGGCCCTGCCCCTCGGGGCGGCGCTTCAGGGCCAGAAAGAGGCCAAGCTCAATTTCGTGCCCCCGGCCTACCAGTCGCGCCGTCAGGCGCGCCTGCGCCGCACCCTTGGCATAGCCGCGGCGGTGGTCGTTTTTGTGGGCATGAGCGTGGGCTACCTGATGATCCGGGACACGCGCACCGAGTTGGAGGATGCGATCCGCCAGAGCGACCAGGAGCACCAGTTGGCCGAACTGACCCGCAGCCTGGACCGGATCGGCGAGATCAAGCAGTCGCGCGACCTGGCCGCGGTGCGGCGTGCGTTTCTGGCGCGCTTCGAATCGTCCGCCTCCCCGGATGTCCTTCTGCTCTACGCCCTGAGCAACTATCTGCCGGACAAGGCCTGTCTGCTGAACGTAAAGGTGGATGACACCTCGGGCAAGCCCCTGGCCTCGGTCGCCGGCCAGGTGAAAAGCGCCTCGATCGCCGAGACCGATACCCAGCTCAACCTTCTGTACCAGCGCCTGCAGGGCTGCGGGCTGTTCGTCTCGCTCAAGGAGCCGAAAATCAACGGCGCCTACGAGAACAATGTCTATGTCCTGGCGTTTCAGATCGAGGGTGAGCTGCAGGTGGGGGTGGGGCCGTGA
- a CDS encoding prepilin-type N-terminal cleavage/methylation domain-containing protein, with the protein MKRIRLHTDRGFSLIEVIVAITIMAILAAAVVPVAYHQIEEARYKRVVGDLQAIYEAAMGKPQENYFGFVGDVGRLPDSIPQLINGAGQGTAWNGPYLSLGGSVTVKDPYGKPYAFDKSPIRVRSFGPNRTNNNGTGDDINYPENPISKYKGELDVQVFINGRLIQDATFEQVNATLSYANNGAPAVMTLPFNATDMIFKVDSIHQGVHVLTVNATKAIIDPASTAKELVTILPGSKTTISVSLQDADYLSRTDTDLNANGVPDRLEDQDGDGVPNSLDPDIDGDGTPNAIDPDSLNPAINGGAAGEMSTPIVNDITPSFGRQGETNKLITIDGAYFADGATVAFSGTGITVLTVPATFVGATQLTVRVTIAASAPTGYRNVTVTNPNSLYGSGYNKFEVLTSSGNPSPQITLVSPAMANQGTSGLLITITGQNLLSNTNVTFSNPGISITNKTFVSSSQINVTVNVSGSASTGAGTVRVTNPDNKFAESAFTLLAVKPNIASINPVSANTGNNNVWIQFTGSNFVSGFTATTSGSPLSVDQTQFQSATSIRVRVDVGFSLLGVDRLIYITNPGGGADTTSFHINGLF; encoded by the coding sequence ATGAAACGGATACGATTGCATACAGACCGTGGTTTCAGCCTGATCGAAGTGATCGTCGCGATCACGATCATGGCGATCCTGGCCGCGGCCGTGGTCCCGGTGGCATACCACCAGATCGAGGAGGCGCGCTACAAGAGGGTGGTGGGAGACCTCCAAGCGATTTACGAGGCCGCCATGGGCAAGCCGCAGGAGAATTATTTCGGGTTTGTGGGCGATGTCGGCCGCCTGCCGGATTCGATTCCTCAGCTTATCAACGGGGCCGGCCAGGGCACGGCCTGGAACGGACCCTATCTGTCGCTCGGGGGCTCCGTGACCGTGAAAGACCCCTACGGAAAGCCTTATGCTTTCGACAAAAGCCCCATCCGCGTGCGTAGTTTCGGACCCAACCGGACGAATAACAACGGGACCGGAGATGACATCAACTACCCGGAAAACCCCATCAGCAAGTACAAGGGTGAGTTGGACGTTCAGGTGTTCATCAACGGACGGTTGATCCAGGACGCCACTTTCGAACAGGTCAACGCCACCCTCTCGTACGCCAACAACGGCGCCCCAGCGGTGATGACCTTGCCTTTCAACGCCACGGACATGATCTTCAAGGTGGACTCGATCCACCAGGGGGTCCACGTTCTCACGGTCAACGCCACCAAGGCGATTATCGATCCGGCCAGCACGGCCAAGGAGCTGGTGACGATCCTTCCCGGCTCCAAGACCACGATCAGTGTAAGTCTGCAGGATGCCGACTATCTGAGCCGCACCGATACGGACCTCAACGCCAACGGGGTCCCGGACCGTCTGGAGGACCAGGACGGTGACGGGGTCCCGAACAGCCTGGACCCGGACATCGACGGCGACGGCACGCCCAACGCCATCGACCCCGACTCGCTCAACCCGGCGATCAACGGCGGCGCGGCCGGCGAAATGTCAACGCCCATAGTCAACGATATCACGCCCAGCTTCGGCCGTCAGGGCGAGACCAACAAGCTGATCACGATCGACGGGGCGTATTTCGCGGACGGGGCCACAGTGGCGTTCAGCGGCACCGGCATCACCGTGCTGACAGTGCCGGCCACTTTCGTCGGCGCCACGCAGCTCACGGTGCGCGTCACCATCGCCGCCTCGGCCCCCACCGGCTACCGCAACGTGACTGTGACCAACCCGAACAGCCTGTACGGCTCGGGCTACAACAAGTTCGAGGTCCTGACCTCCTCCGGCAACCCGTCTCCGCAGATCACGCTGGTCTCGCCAGCCATGGCCAACCAGGGAACCTCGGGCCTGCTGATCACGATCACGGGGCAGAATCTCCTGAGCAACACCAACGTGACTTTCTCCAACCCGGGGATCTCGATCACCAACAAGACATTCGTGAGCTCCTCGCAGATCAATGTCACAGTCAATGTTTCGGGCAGCGCCTCCACCGGAGCCGGCACCGTACGGGTCACCAACCCGGACAACAAGTTCGCCGAGTCGGCGTTCACCCTGCTGGCGGTCAAGCCGAATATCGCCTCGATCAACCCGGTCAGCGCCAACACCGGCAACAACAATGTCTGGATCCAGTTCACCGGCAGCAACTTTGTCAGCGGGTTCACGGCCACGACCAGCGGCTCGCCGCTTTCGGTCGACCAGACCCAGTTCCAGAGCGCGACCAGCATCCGGGTCCGGGTGGATGTCGGGTTCAGCCTGCTGGGGGTGGACCGTCTGATTTATATCACCAACCCGGGCGGCGGCGCGGATACGACCAGTTTCCATATCAACGGGCTGTTCTGA
- a CDS encoding type II secretion system F family protein, with product MPVFDYKATDDAGKTVKGTLTAEDEGDLENQLDKSNLILITARESKSGGKKASSGGRSESGSRRIVRAKVKRQDLISFTVHLATVIGAGVPILQGLDDMIEETENPRFREVVRGIRQSIQDGFSISDAFAQYPDIFSELYVSILKSGETTGRLDEVLKEIVRFLEWQSELIGTIKQASTYPIIVMTFVGGLVTALFTFILPRFLGIFDSFNIPLPLPTRIVIALSAFFQNFWWLLIAAVVGTIVGLRAANKTPGGRLVLDRIKLRIPVFGELVRRIALSRFSHYLATLFGAGVNIMGALEVVERVVGNAVLAEVIRRARIQVGTGQTIAGALRESGQFPSMVVRMVTIGETTGNLEETLQKVADYYDREVPQAVKRLTTVLESGVILVLGVVILFVVLAILLPMLSLQQLGQS from the coding sequence ATGCCGGTTTTCGATTACAAAGCCACGGACGACGCGGGCAAGACGGTCAAGGGGACACTGACCGCCGAGGATGAAGGCGATCTGGAAAACCAGCTCGACAAGAGCAACCTGATCCTCATCACGGCCCGCGAGTCCAAAAGTGGTGGGAAAAAAGCCTCCTCCGGCGGACGTTCCGAATCCGGTTCACGCCGGATCGTGCGGGCCAAAGTCAAACGTCAGGACCTGATCTCGTTCACCGTGCACCTGGCCACGGTGATCGGCGCCGGTGTGCCGATCCTGCAGGGCCTGGACGACATGATCGAGGAGACCGAGAACCCCCGTTTCCGCGAGGTGGTCCGCGGCATCCGCCAATCGATCCAGGACGGGTTCAGCATCTCGGACGCTTTCGCCCAGTACCCCGACATTTTCAGCGAGCTGTACGTTTCGATCCTAAAGAGCGGCGAAACCACCGGCCGCCTGGACGAGGTGCTCAAGGAAATAGTCCGTTTCCTGGAATGGCAGAGCGAGCTTATCGGCACGATCAAGCAGGCCAGCACCTATCCGATAATTGTCATGACTTTCGTCGGCGGTCTGGTCACCGCGCTGTTCACTTTCATCCTCCCGCGTTTCCTGGGCATTTTCGACAGCTTCAACATTCCACTGCCCCTGCCCACCCGCATCGTAATCGCGCTCAGCGCGTTTTTCCAGAATTTCTGGTGGCTGTTGATCGCGGCGGTGGTGGGGACCATAGTCGGCCTGCGCGCGGCCAACAAGACACCGGGCGGACGGTTGGTCCTGGACCGGATCAAGCTGAGGATTCCGGTGTTCGGCGAGCTGGTCCGGCGGATCGCGCTCAGCCGGTTCTCGCATTACCTGGCCACTCTTTTCGGCGCCGGGGTCAACATCATGGGGGCCCTGGAAGTGGTCGAGCGTGTGGTGGGAAACGCCGTGCTGGCCGAGGTCATACGCCGCGCCCGTATCCAGGTCGGCACCGGCCAGACTATCGCCGGGGCGCTGCGCGAAAGCGGCCAGTTCCCGTCCATGGTCGTGCGGATGGTCACGATCGGCGAGACCACCGGAAACCTGGAGGAGACGCTGCAGAAAGTGGCGGACTATTATGACCGCGAAGTGCCGCAGGCGGTCAAGAGACTGACCACAGTGCTGGAGAGCGGCGTAATCCTGGTTCTGGGTGTGGTGATACTGTTTGTCGTCCTTGCCATTCTCCTGCCCATGCTGTCGCTGCAGCAACTGGGCCAGAGCTGA
- a CDS encoding GspE/PulE family protein, producing MAIQSAQPLGQALVNAAVITRDQLELGVKEQNRTGKRLGEVLVNLGFCKEEDVAQVVAGQAGVKLLELGRRRGDDSAIRLIDKEFAKSNKLVPVSLKDDTLLVAMDNTLDVMMIDQLQSRTGKFIEAVQATESDILSAIERFYEGEVSEDDVIEQLSLAAERSGADERQASTEESPVVKIVDQILIKGARGGATDIHIEPDENTIRTRFRIDGILQQGPSLPKSLQAGVIARLKVMSNMNIAESRLPQDGRIRFHMGRKQVDLRVSTLPTINGENVVLRLLDKSKVILGLERLGFTPKNLEIFKRSITRPNGIILVTGPTGSGKTTTLYSALSFLNNSERKIVTLEDPVEYEMTLVRQAQINTRAGFTYAAGMRAILRQDPDVILVGEIRDQETAEIAMQAAMTGHLVFSTLHTNDSAGAFPRLVEMGIESFLVSSSVNCVLAQRLIRKICLSCKKECEPSDDDLRKLGLNEKGRKYKFYKGEGCEACNGTGYSGRCAIYEVLTVSPRIEKLVLRRADGPEIKTAAIEEGMTTLMHDALIKAVGGQTSIEEVLRVTYAGM from the coding sequence ATGGCGATTCAGTCGGCACAGCCGCTGGGACAGGCGCTGGTGAACGCGGCGGTGATCACCCGCGACCAGCTCGAACTGGGAGTGAAAGAGCAGAACCGCACGGGCAAGCGCCTGGGCGAGGTGCTGGTCAATCTCGGTTTCTGCAAGGAGGAGGATGTCGCCCAGGTGGTGGCGGGCCAGGCCGGAGTCAAGCTTCTCGAACTGGGACGCCGCCGTGGGGATGACAGCGCGATCCGCCTGATCGACAAGGAGTTTGCCAAGAGCAACAAGCTGGTGCCGGTCTCACTCAAGGATGACACCCTGCTGGTGGCGATGGACAACACGCTGGACGTGATGATGATCGACCAGTTGCAGAGCCGCACCGGCAAGTTCATCGAGGCGGTCCAGGCCACCGAAAGCGATATCCTCTCCGCCATCGAGCGGTTCTACGAGGGCGAGGTCAGCGAGGATGACGTGATCGAGCAGCTCTCCCTGGCCGCCGAGCGCAGCGGCGCGGATGAGCGCCAGGCCTCCACCGAGGAGTCACCGGTGGTGAAGATCGTGGACCAGATATTGATCAAGGGCGCCCGCGGCGGGGCCACGGACATACACATCGAGCCGGATGAGAACACGATCCGCACACGGTTCCGGATCGACGGCATTCTGCAGCAGGGGCCCTCGCTGCCCAAGTCGCTGCAGGCCGGGGTGATCGCCCGGCTCAAGGTCATGAGCAACATGAACATCGCCGAGAGCCGCCTTCCCCAGGACGGGCGAATCCGGTTCCACATGGGTCGCAAGCAGGTGGACCTGCGCGTGTCCACCCTGCCGACAATCAACGGCGAGAACGTGGTCCTGCGCCTTCTGGACAAGAGCAAGGTCATCCTTGGCCTGGAGCGCCTGGGGTTCACCCCGAAGAACCTGGAGATATTCAAGCGCTCCATCACCCGTCCCAACGGCATCATCCTGGTCACCGGGCCCACCGGAAGCGGCAAGACCACCACCCTGTATTCGGCCCTGAGTTTCCTGAACAACTCCGAGCGCAAGATCGTCACCCTGGAGGACCCGGTCGAGTACGAGATGACCCTGGTGCGCCAGGCCCAGATCAACACCCGCGCCGGGTTCACCTACGCCGCGGGCATGCGCGCGATCCTGCGCCAGGACCCGGACGTGATCCTGGTGGGCGAGATACGTGACCAGGAGACGGCCGAGATTGCCATGCAGGCCGCCATGACCGGCCACCTGGTGTTCAGCACCCTGCACACCAACGACTCGGCCGGTGCCTTCCCCCGTCTGGTTGAAATGGGCATCGAATCGTTCCTTGTCTCCAGCTCGGTCAACTGTGTGCTGGCCCAGCGCCTGATCCGCAAGATCTGCCTCTCGTGCAAGAAAGAGTGCGAGCCCTCGGATGATGACCTGCGCAAGTTGGGTCTGAACGAGAAGGGCCGCAAGTATAAGTTCTACAAGGGCGAGGGCTGCGAAGCCTGCAACGGCACCGGCTACAGCGGACGTTGCGCGATCTACGAGGTGCTCACGGTCAGCCCACGGATCGAGAAGCTGGTGCTGCGCCGGGCGGACGGCCCCGAGATCAAGACCGCCGCGATCGAGGAAGGGATGACCACCCTGATGCACGACGCCCTGATCAAGGCCGTGGGCGGCCAGACCAGTATCGAGGAAGTCCTGCGGGTGACCTACGCCGGGATGTAA